From a region of the Suncus etruscus isolate mSunEtr1 chromosome 11, mSunEtr1.pri.cur, whole genome shotgun sequence genome:
- the LOC126021889 gene encoding KATNB1-like protein 1: MASETHNVKKRNFCYEIEDHSIGLPRKRISNFTSKNMKEVKKSPKQLAAYINRTVGQAVRSPEKLFKAIYRRKKVHHPFPHHCDRKKQSPESGDCDMANKENELACAGHLSEKLRPDSRTYLVNASDSGSSQTENPSSKYSTFFSEVSQDHETMAQVLFSRNLRLNVALTFWRKRSISELVAYLVRIEDLGVVVDCLPVLTNSLQEEKQYISLGCCVDLLPLVKSLLKSKFEEYIIVGLNWLQAVIKRWWSELSSKTEIINDGNIRILKQQLSGLWEQENHLTLVPGYTGNIAKDVDAYLLQLH, from the coding sequence ATGGCATCTGAAACCCACAATGTTAAAAAACGGAACTTTTGTTATGAGATTGAGGATCATTCCATTGGTCTTCCCAGAAAAAGGATCTCTAATTTCACTAGTAAGAACATGAAGGAGGTTAAGAAATCTCCAAAACAATTGGCTGCTTACATAAACAGAACAGTTGGACAAGCTGTGAGAAGCCCAGAGAAACTATTCAAGGCGATCTATCGCAGAAAGAAAGTTCATCATCCTTTCCCACATCATTGTGACAGGAAAAAACAGTCCCCCGAAAGTGGGGACTGTGACATggcaaataaagaaaatgaactggCTTGTGCAGGCCACCTGTCTGAAAAATTGCGCCCTGATAGTCGAACGTATTTGGTGAATGCCAGCGATTCTGGCTCTTCACAGACAGAAAATCCATCATCGAAATATAGTACTTTTTTTTCTGAGGTTTCTCAGGACCATGAAACAATGGCACAAGTTTTATTCAGCAGGAATTTGAGACTGAATGTAGCTTTAACTTTCTGGAGAAAGAGAAGTATAAGTGAACTTGTAGCTTATTTGGTGAGGATAGAAGACCTTGGTGTGGTGGTGGATTGCCTTCCTGTGCTTACCAATAGTTTACAGGAAGAAAAACAGTACATCTCGCTTGGCTGCTGTGTAGATTTGTTGCCGCTAGTCAAGTCACTGCTTAAAAGCAAATTTGAAGAATATATAATTGTTGGCTTAAACTGGCTTCAAGCAGTCATAAAACGATGGTGGTCAGAACTATCatcaaaaacagaaattataaaTGATGGTAATATTCGgatattaaaacaacaattaaGCGGATTGTGGGAACAGGAAAATCATCTCACTTTGGTTCCAGGATATACTGGTAACATAGCTAAGGACGTAGATGCCTATTTATTACAGTTGCATTGA